The Deinococcus wulumuqiensis R12 genome has a window encoding:
- a CDS encoding short-chain dehydrogenase: MKTLVVGGTGMLLGLVRELLAAGDEVWTLARHAPALTHSRLHPLLADYRDAAALRAALASAAPFDRAVVWIHSAAPDAPFVVAEAVQGPFFHVLGSAVADPFRPDDGRRARFAALGSDARDVVLGFVREGEHSRWLTNAEISAGVWDAVRGNVQRAVVGTVTPWAARPG, translated from the coding sequence ATGAAAACGCTGGTGGTCGGCGGCACCGGCATGCTGCTGGGGCTGGTGCGCGAGTTGCTCGCGGCGGGCGACGAGGTGTGGACGCTGGCCCGCCACGCCCCGGCGCTCACACATTCGCGCCTGCATCCCCTGCTGGCGGACTACCGCGACGCAGCGGCCTTGCGCGCGGCCCTGGCCTCCGCCGCGCCGTTTGACCGGGCGGTGGTCTGGATTCACTCTGCGGCGCCGGACGCGCCTTTCGTGGTGGCCGAAGCGGTACAAGGGCCGTTTTTTCACGTCCTGGGCAGCGCGGTGGCCGACCCGTTCAGACCCGACGACGGACGGCGGGCCCGTTTCGCCGCGCTGGGCAGCGATGCGCGCGACGTGGTGCTGGGCTTCGTGCGGGAAGGCGAACACTCACGCTGGCTGACGAACGCGGAAATCTCGGCGGGGGTCTGGGACGCGGTGCGGGGCAACGTTCAGCGGGCAGTGGTAGGAACGGTAACGCCGTGGGCCGCGCGGCCCGGCTGA
- the aroQ gene encoding type II 3-dehydroquinate dehydratase gives MLLILNGPNLNRLGLREPGVYGPQTIEDLERQCEAWGAELEMSVTCRQSNYEGQLLEWVQDAEEQGFTGIVINPGALTHYSYALRDAISGQRLPVVEVHISNVDAREEFRHQSVTAAVCRGKISGLGFTGYRLAMEYLVSVIE, from the coding sequence ATGCTGCTCATTCTCAACGGTCCCAACCTCAACCGCCTGGGTCTGCGTGAACCCGGGGTCTACGGCCCGCAGACCATCGAGGACCTCGAGCGCCAGTGCGAGGCGTGGGGCGCCGAACTGGAAATGAGCGTGACCTGTCGCCAGAGCAACTACGAGGGCCAGCTGCTCGAATGGGTGCAGGACGCCGAAGAACAGGGCTTTACCGGCATCGTCATCAACCCCGGCGCCCTGACCCACTACAGCTACGCCCTACGCGACGCGATTTCAGGGCAGCGGCTGCCGGTGGTCGAAGTCCACATCAGCAACGTGGACGCCCGCGAGGAGTTCCGGCACCAGTCGGTCACGGCGGCGGTGTGCCGGGGCAAAATCAGCGGCCTGGGCTTCACCGGCTACCGCCTGGCGATGGAATATCTGGTGAGCGTCATCGAGTGA
- a CDS encoding shikimate kinase, whose protein sequence is MTFSELSARVQHALDEVLAAPPRPPESEAGTPLRGDEGRLPVMFPSGLIERPANWVALAGFMGTGKSRIGWELSRALALHFVDTDKLITRVVGKSIPEVFAQEGEGYFRACEREVVERVTRLEHAVISLGGGTFIHEENRRLLLSRGPVVVLWATPETVYQRTKHSDRPLLKVEDPLSRIRSLMDERESVYRQGTIHVHSDGRPSEEIVEEVIERLWAWRDAQTAWAQLSPEFDRAAD, encoded by the coding sequence TTGACCTTTTCTGAGCTTTCGGCGCGCGTGCAGCACGCGCTGGACGAGGTGCTGGCGGCTCCGCCCCGGCCCCCGGAGAGTGAGGCAGGCACCCCGCTGCGGGGGGATGAGGGTAGACTGCCTGTTATGTTTCCGTCCGGCCTGATCGAACGCCCTGCCAACTGGGTGGCGCTGGCAGGCTTTATGGGCACTGGCAAAAGCCGCATCGGCTGGGAGCTTTCGCGGGCGCTGGCGCTGCATTTCGTGGACACCGACAAGCTGATCACGCGGGTGGTCGGCAAGAGCATCCCCGAGGTGTTCGCGCAGGAAGGCGAAGGTTATTTCCGCGCCTGTGAGCGCGAGGTGGTCGAGCGCGTGACCCGGCTCGAGCACGCCGTCATCAGCCTCGGCGGGGGCACCTTTATCCACGAGGAAAACCGCCGCCTGCTGCTCTCTCGCGGCCCGGTGGTCGTGCTGTGGGCCACCCCCGAAACCGTCTACCAGCGCACCAAGCACAGCGACCGGCCGCTGCTCAAGGTCGAAGACCCCCTGTCGCGCATCCGGAGCTTGATGGACGAGCGCGAGAGCGTGTACCGCCAGGGCACCATCCACGTCCACAGCGACGGGCGCCCCTCCGAGGAAATCGTGGAGGAGGTCATCGAACGCCTGTGGGCCTGGCGGGACGCGCAAACCGCGTGGGCGCAGCTGTCACCGGAGTTCGACCGTGCGGCGGATTGA
- a CDS encoding response regulator transcription factor, with amino-acid sequence MEQRILLIEDNPDITRVVQYELEQAGYRVLTAPDGITGLTSARENAPDLVILDLGLPDFDGAEVARRLRKTSSVPIIILTAMDAIDRKVNLLEAGADDYMTKPFHPEELVARVKVQLRHQQHGEVITIGALEIHPQKRLCSYNGHEVRLSPKEFDLLTFLARQPGRVYSRQEIEREVWNGELPSNSNVVDVHMANMRAKLRDLDGYGVIRTVRGIGYALKTP; translated from the coding sequence ATGGAACAACGTATTCTCCTGATCGAAGACAATCCGGACATCACCCGCGTCGTCCAGTATGAGCTGGAACAGGCCGGGTACCGCGTACTCACCGCGCCGGACGGCATCACCGGCCTGACCAGCGCCCGGGAAAACGCTCCTGACCTGGTGATTCTCGACCTCGGTCTGCCGGACTTCGACGGTGCGGAAGTCGCCCGGCGGCTGCGCAAGACCAGCAGCGTGCCCATCATCATCCTGACGGCGATGGACGCGATTGACCGCAAGGTGAATCTGCTGGAGGCCGGGGCCGACGACTACATGACCAAGCCCTTTCACCCCGAGGAACTGGTCGCCCGGGTCAAGGTGCAGCTGCGGCACCAGCAGCACGGTGAGGTCATCACCATTGGCGCCCTGGAAATCCACCCGCAAAAACGGCTGTGCTCGTACAACGGCCACGAGGTCCGGCTCTCGCCCAAGGAATTTGACCTGCTCACTTTCCTGGCGCGTCAGCCGGGCCGCGTCTATTCCCGGCAGGAAATCGAGCGCGAGGTCTGGAACGGCGAACTGCCGAGCAACTCCAACGTGGTGGATGTCCACATGGCGAACATGCGGGCCAAACTCCGTGACCTCGACGGCTACGGCGTGATTCGCACCGTGCGCGGCATCGGCTACGCCCTCAAGACGCCGTAA
- the murF gene encoding UDP-N-acetylmuramoyl-tripeptide--D-alanyl-D-alanine ligase — MLDPRSVPFAAQIHPQARPARRLTWDSREAGPNTAFVALPGEKMHGNRFVERALAAGAPFVLTDLDVPRAVRVDDARGALFAWARSERAKNPLVVGITGSAGKTTAKSYAAAALDAHFMPVFNTMPAIACFLVQYGASQKPLVVEMGIDHIGEMAELMDLVRPDVGVVTTIGPAHLEQFGTVETIAREKGQILTARRALVGSQAAAFFPKAQFPHVDSYGFGDVTFRGEGLELSPQAARFRFGGMGVILPLASRVQAEAAVLGMVLAREAGIALADAAVRMSAVEVPGGRYRLHPGRFTVIDDAYNASPVAVRAALDALHALKLEGEAGRRISVLGRMLELGPTERELHAEVGSYAREQADLTYGVGEFAPELGERAFTTVPELLADLLNEVRDGDIVLVKASRGISLTPEQRAVTGVGLDVVVEALLDKRDR; from the coding sequence ATGCTTGACCCCCGCTCTGTTCCTTTTGCCGCTCAGATTCACCCCCAGGCCCGCCCGGCGCGGCGGCTGACCTGGGACTCGCGCGAGGCGGGGCCGAACACGGCGTTCGTCGCGCTGCCCGGCGAGAAGATGCACGGCAACAGGTTCGTCGAGCGGGCGCTCGCGGCGGGGGCGCCTTTCGTCCTGACCGACCTCGACGTGCCCCGCGCCGTGCGGGTGGATGATGCGCGCGGGGCCCTGTTCGCCTGGGCGCGGAGTGAACGGGCCAAAAACCCGCTGGTGGTGGGCATCACCGGCAGCGCGGGCAAGACGACCGCCAAGAGTTACGCGGCGGCGGCCCTGGACGCCCACTTCATGCCGGTGTTCAACACCATGCCCGCCATCGCCTGTTTTCTGGTGCAGTACGGCGCGAGCCAGAAGCCTTTGGTGGTGGAGATGGGCATCGACCACATCGGCGAAATGGCCGAACTGATGGACCTCGTGCGGCCCGATGTGGGCGTGGTCACGACCATCGGCCCGGCGCATCTGGAGCAGTTCGGCACGGTGGAGACCATCGCCCGCGAAAAGGGTCAGATTCTGACGGCGCGGCGGGCGCTCGTCGGCTCGCAGGCCGCCGCCTTTTTCCCCAAGGCCCAGTTTCCCCACGTGGACAGCTACGGCTTCGGCGACGTGACGTTCCGGGGCGAGGGGCTGGAACTCTCGCCGCAGGCCGCCCGCTTTCGCTTCGGCGGCATGGGCGTGATTTTGCCGCTCGCCTCGCGGGTGCAGGCCGAGGCCGCCGTGCTGGGCATGGTCCTCGCCCGCGAAGCCGGCATCGCGCTGGCCGACGCCGCCGTAAGAATGAGCGCGGTAGAGGTACCCGGCGGACGCTACCGGCTGCATCCGGGCCGGTTTACCGTCATCGACGACGCCTACAACGCGTCTCCGGTGGCGGTGCGCGCCGCGCTCGATGCCCTGCACGCGCTGAAGCTGGAGGGCGAGGCAGGCCGCCGCATCAGCGTGCTGGGCCGGATGCTGGAACTCGGCCCCACCGAGCGCGAGTTGCACGCCGAAGTCGGCAGCTATGCCCGCGAGCAGGCCGACCTGACCTATGGGGTGGGCGAGTTCGCGCCGGAGCTGGGCGAGCGCGCCTTCACCACCGTGCCTGAGCTGCTCGCCGACCTGCTGAATGAGGTCCGTGACGGCGACATCGTGCTCGTCAAGGCGAGCCGGGGCATTTCCCTGACCCCAGAGCAGCGCGCGGTGACGGGCGTGGGGCTGGACGTGGTGGTGGAGGCACTGCTCGATAAGCGCGACCGCTGA
- the aroB gene encoding 3-dehydroquinate synthase, which yields MRRIEVGGASPYVAQVGPGLLSRLTVSETPVALIHPADLPAVWVERAQASLRPLLTVEVPARDECKTLEVFADVLSQLARAGLPRSGAVVGLGGGAATDLAGFVAASYLRGVAFYTAPTTLLGMVDAAVGGKTGVNLPEGKNLVGAFWPPRAVWCDTDALTTLPEAVFREGAAEAFKHGLIADPSLLERVASPEFRPGGALLEDTLADAIAVKAGVVTRDLTEQGERAYLNFGHTLAHALEAVTHQAIPHGEAVAYGMHYAARLSHALGGADLTRHTRAFLRWQRPQPLPPLTFGDVAPFIARDKKADSAGVRFVLLRNLAQPYLARVPEDVLRREFAGWQADLGDLWPG from the coding sequence GTGCGGCGGATTGAGGTCGGTGGCGCCTCCCCCTACGTGGCCCAGGTCGGCCCCGGCCTGCTCTCGCGCCTGACGGTGTCTGAAACGCCCGTCGCCCTGATTCACCCCGCCGACCTGCCCGCCGTTTGGGTGGAGCGGGCGCAGGCGAGCCTTCGGCCCCTGCTGACCGTCGAGGTTCCCGCCCGTGACGAGTGCAAGACGCTCGAGGTGTTCGCGGACGTGCTCTCGCAGCTCGCGCGGGCGGGCCTGCCCCGCAGCGGCGCGGTGGTGGGACTGGGCGGCGGCGCGGCGACCGACCTCGCGGGCTTCGTCGCCGCGAGTTACCTGCGCGGCGTGGCCTTCTACACCGCGCCGACCACGCTGCTCGGCATGGTGGACGCGGCGGTGGGCGGCAAAACCGGGGTCAACCTGCCCGAGGGCAAGAACCTCGTCGGCGCCTTCTGGCCGCCCCGCGCCGTGTGGTGCGACACCGATGCGCTGACCACGCTCCCGGAGGCCGTGTTCCGCGAAGGGGCCGCCGAAGCCTTCAAGCACGGCCTGATTGCCGACCCGTCGCTGCTGGAACGGGTGGCGTCGCCGGAGTTTCGTCCGGGTGGCGCCCTGCTCGAAGACACCCTGGCCGACGCCATCGCCGTCAAGGCTGGGGTCGTCACCCGCGACCTGACCGAGCAGGGCGAGCGGGCCTACCTCAACTTCGGGCACACGCTGGCGCACGCCCTTGAAGCCGTCACCCATCAGGCTATCCCCCACGGCGAGGCGGTGGCCTACGGGATGCACTACGCCGCCCGCCTTAGCCACGCGCTCGGCGGCGCGGACCTGACCCGTCACACCCGCGCCTTTCTGCGCTGGCAGCGGCCCCAGCCCTTGCCGCCGCTCACCTTTGGCGACGTGGCGCCCTTTATCGCCCGCGACAAGAAAGCCGACAGCGCGGGCGTGCGCTTCGTGCTGCTGCGCAACCTCGCCCAGCCGTATCTGGCCCGCGTGCCGGAGGACGTGCTGCGGCGCGAGTTCGCGGGCTGGCAGGCCGACCTCGGCGACCTCTGGCCGGGCTGA
- a CDS encoding secretin N-terminal domain-containing protein has translation MNKRHALFLTAVLGMATAQNAAPAQAPAPQTGSAALPVSQVAATDPQLSAASVSVETGSYAGPLSSLLAALARSAGYGLILDTNLDLSAAANSSAATADQPLAPAGRPVSYSFRAQPFNQVWPLLMDVYGLSYEVVQLGSQPVLRVGNTPIQRIVTLKSAEATEAATQAKLFFGTPKYTESPRQNEAGQTVGVTRTLIDVELDSKTMRIIADTRNNAVIVRGTNKEVAEVTRLLGQLDQAAGQTAAGEQAQNQAVRPVQRVYSVRGQTADITALLAAQYPTLRVTPVGQTGQLVLNGAQAQLDTALALLEQVDRPAPVTAPQNVQRVFQLVNASAEEVKAVLLGQAETRITEQVTSRSTTVTDQTSQPAIPTPSASTNAQAQQQTVSKTVSTPAQEGLLSQDAPTIIADIRTNKLIVRGTAEQVAQIAELIPQLDQVVPQINVQVRIQEVNERALQSLGLNWRATFGGFNVAVTGGTGLAATFNPTQSFLGFNIFPTLTALETQGLTRRVYDGNVTMQSGQRSLSATGGAQNASSSAAASVKSGGRLEINIPSAAGNIVRQIDYGLNLDFFSPQVAPDGTITLRVRGQVNQPATPITADSLPNLIDFTNSEAQSTITFRNGQTVLMSGLLGSTETSSSSGVPFLSSLPGIGAAFGEKRNEKTQSQLLVIITGTVVK, from the coding sequence ATGAATAAACGACACGCCCTTTTCCTGACCGCCGTGCTGGGCATGGCCACCGCTCAGAACGCTGCTCCTGCCCAGGCGCCCGCGCCGCAGACCGGCAGCGCCGCGCTTCCCGTCTCGCAGGTCGCCGCCACTGACCCGCAGTTGAGTGCGGCCAGTGTCAGCGTCGAAACCGGCAGCTACGCCGGGCCGCTTTCCAGCCTGCTGGCCGCGCTGGCCCGGTCCGCGGGGTACGGCCTGATCCTCGACACCAACCTCGACCTGTCGGCCGCGGCCAACTCGTCGGCGGCCACGGCCGACCAGCCCCTCGCCCCGGCGGGCCGCCCGGTGTCCTACTCGTTCCGCGCTCAGCCGTTCAATCAGGTCTGGCCGCTGCTGATGGACGTGTACGGCCTGAGCTACGAGGTCGTGCAGCTCGGAAGCCAGCCGGTGTTGCGGGTAGGCAACACCCCGATTCAGCGCATCGTGACGCTCAAGAGCGCGGAGGCCACCGAAGCGGCCACCCAGGCCAAGCTGTTTTTCGGCACCCCCAAGTACACCGAGTCGCCCCGGCAGAACGAGGCCGGGCAGACGGTGGGTGTGACGCGCACCCTGATCGATGTCGAACTCGATTCCAAGACCATGCGAATCATCGCGGACACCCGCAACAACGCGGTGATCGTGCGCGGCACCAACAAGGAAGTGGCGGAAGTCACCCGACTGCTCGGGCAACTCGACCAGGCCGCCGGTCAGACGGCCGCTGGGGAGCAGGCCCAGAACCAGGCCGTTCGTCCGGTGCAGCGCGTGTACAGCGTGCGCGGCCAGACCGCCGACATCACGGCGCTGCTGGCGGCCCAGTACCCCACCCTGCGCGTGACCCCCGTGGGACAGACCGGCCAGCTGGTGCTCAACGGCGCCCAGGCCCAGCTCGATACCGCGCTGGCCCTGCTGGAGCAGGTGGACCGCCCGGCCCCGGTCACTGCGCCCCAGAATGTTCAGCGTGTCTTTCAACTTGTCAATGCCAGTGCTGAAGAGGTGAAAGCAGTGTTGCTGGGTCAGGCTGAGACACGGATCACCGAGCAAGTGACCTCCCGAAGCACCACCGTAACTGATCAAACTTCTCAACCGGCCATTCCTACGCCAAGTGCATCTACAAATGCTCAAGCTCAGCAGCAGACTGTCAGCAAGACGGTTTCCACGCCTGCTCAAGAAGGTCTGCTCAGCCAGGATGCGCCCACGATCATTGCCGATATCCGCACCAATAAGCTCATCGTGCGCGGCACGGCGGAGCAGGTGGCGCAGATCGCAGAACTGATTCCGCAACTCGACCAGGTGGTGCCGCAGATCAACGTGCAGGTGCGCATTCAGGAGGTCAACGAACGGGCGCTGCAATCGCTGGGCCTGAACTGGCGGGCGACCTTCGGCGGCTTCAACGTGGCGGTGACCGGCGGCACCGGACTGGCCGCCACCTTCAACCCCACCCAGAGTTTCCTGGGCTTCAACATCTTCCCGACCCTCACGGCGCTCGAAACCCAGGGCCTGACCCGGCGCGTGTACGACGGCAACGTGACCATGCAGAGCGGCCAGCGGTCGCTGAGTGCCACGGGCGGCGCCCAGAACGCGTCGAGCAGCGCGGCGGCGAGCGTCAAGAGCGGTGGGCGACTGGAAATCAACATTCCTTCGGCAGCGGGCAACATCGTCCGGCAGATCGATTACGGCCTCAACCTCGACTTTTTCAGCCCGCAGGTGGCGCCCGACGGCACCATCACCCTGCGCGTTCGCGGTCAGGTCAACCAGCCCGCCACGCCTATCACCGCTGACAGCCTGCCCAACCTGATCGACTTCACCAACAGTGAAGCGCAGAGCACCATCACCTTCAGAAACGGTCAGACGGTCCTGATGAGCGGCCTGCTCGGCAGCACCGAGACGAGCAGCAGCAGCGGCGTGCCTTTCCTGAGCAGCCTGCCGGGCATCGGCGCGGCCTTCGGGGAAAAGCGCAACGAGAAGACGCAGTCTCAACTGCTCGTCATCATCACCGGCACGGTCGTCAAGTAA
- a CDS encoding alpha/beta hydrolase, translating into MSALVNAGWRSYAALPDSTVTGTLLQWDGVGDADHAPRPLLAWLPPSYGVDPQRRYPVVYFHDGQNVFDAATSFSGEWGADEVLTELAREGVEAIAVGLPNGGERRFHEYSPVPPPQDARGGFPPGGGGAGAYVRFLARTVKPLVDTTLRTRPAPEFTHVVGSSMGGVVSLHALLTCPDVFGHAGLLSPAFWTGGDFALRQAAASPLPAGRVWLDVGGRESDDPARAEAYRQDTERLAEHWRARGMGERLHFLHDPQAIHHESAWRARLPSVLRFLLSGTVTS; encoded by the coding sequence GTGAGTGCCCTGGTGAACGCAGGCTGGCGGTCCTACGCCGCTCTCCCCGACAGCACCGTGACGGGCACGCTCCTCCAGTGGGACGGGGTGGGCGACGCCGACCATGCCCCGCGCCCGCTGCTCGCCTGGCTGCCGCCGTCCTACGGCGTGGACCCACAGCGGCGCTATCCGGTGGTCTACTTTCACGACGGGCAAAACGTGTTCGACGCCGCCACCAGCTTCAGCGGCGAATGGGGCGCCGACGAGGTGCTGACCGAACTGGCGCGGGAGGGAGTGGAGGCCATCGCCGTCGGCCTTCCCAACGGGGGAGAGCGGCGGTTTCACGAGTACAGCCCGGTGCCGCCCCCGCAGGACGCGCGGGGCGGGTTCCCGCCCGGGGGTGGTGGGGCGGGCGCCTACGTGCGCTTTCTGGCCCGGACGGTCAAGCCGCTCGTGGATACGACCCTGCGGACCCGGCCCGCCCCCGAGTTCACCCACGTCGTCGGCAGCAGCATGGGCGGGGTGGTCAGCCTCCACGCGCTGCTCACCTGTCCGGACGTGTTCGGCCACGCGGGGCTGCTGAGTCCGGCGTTCTGGACCGGCGGCGACTTCGCGCTGCGGCAGGCGGCAGCGTCGCCCCTCCCGGCAGGCCGCGTCTGGCTGGACGTGGGCGGGCGCGAGAGCGACGACCCGGCGCGGGCCGAGGCGTACCGGCAGGACACCGAGCGGCTGGCCGAACACTGGCGGGCACGCGGCATGGGGGAGCGGCTGCACTTTCTGCATGACCCACAGGCCATTCACCACGAATCGGCGTGGCGTGCGCGGCTGCCCTCGGTCCTGCGGTTTTTGCTGTCCGGTACGGTCACGTCCTGA
- the aroC gene encoding chorismate synthase, which yields MRYLTAGESHGPQLTAIIEGLPAQLPLGKGDIDPWLRKRQGGYGRGRRMVIETDEAEILSGVRAGRTTGAPVTLAIQNRDHRNWVEIMSPEPGGEPRKKALTDARPGHADLTGGIKYRHKDLRDVLERASARETAARVAVGSVALKLLAELGIEGANYVSSLAGIETRQAFSWDGLAAIEESDLRTPDADAAAQMRERIDQAKKDGDTLGGILEVRFRGLPVGLGSFVHWDRKLDGKIAQACLSVQAMKGVEIGRAFENAVKPGSNVHDAIHYRGGTYTRDTNGAGGLEAGMTNGEELIVRVAMKPIATLMKPLPTVNVVTHEASDAARERSDTTAVPAAGVILQCVIGWVLAEAITEKFGGDTLPELQERLAAARTYAAEY from the coding sequence ATGAGGTACCTGACCGCCGGAGAATCGCACGGGCCACAGCTGACGGCCATCATCGAGGGGCTGCCCGCGCAGTTGCCGCTGGGCAAGGGCGACATCGACCCCTGGCTCAGAAAGCGGCAGGGCGGCTACGGGCGCGGGCGGCGCATGGTCATCGAAACCGACGAGGCCGAGATTCTCTCCGGCGTGCGGGCCGGGCGCACCACCGGGGCACCCGTCACCCTCGCCATTCAGAACAGGGACCACCGCAACTGGGTCGAAATCATGTCGCCCGAGCCGGGGGGCGAGCCGCGCAAGAAGGCGCTGACCGACGCCCGCCCCGGGCACGCCGACCTGACCGGCGGCATCAAGTACCGCCACAAGGACCTGCGCGACGTGCTCGAACGGGCCTCGGCCAGAGAGACGGCGGCGCGGGTGGCGGTGGGCAGCGTCGCCCTCAAGCTGCTCGCGGAACTCGGCATCGAGGGGGCCAACTATGTCTCCAGCCTCGCCGGAATAGAAACGCGGCAGGCCTTTTCCTGGGACGGGCTGGCCGCCATCGAGGAGTCGGACCTGCGTACCCCCGACGCCGACGCCGCCGCGCAGATGCGGGAGCGCATCGACCAGGCCAAGAAGGACGGCGACACGCTGGGCGGCATCCTCGAAGTGCGGTTCCGGGGCCTGCCGGTGGGGCTGGGCAGCTTCGTCCACTGGGACCGCAAGCTCGACGGCAAGATTGCGCAGGCGTGCCTGAGCGTGCAGGCGATGAAGGGCGTCGAAATCGGGCGGGCCTTCGAGAACGCCGTCAAACCCGGCAGCAACGTCCACGACGCCATTCACTACCGGGGCGGCACCTATACCCGTGACACCAACGGCGCGGGCGGCCTGGAAGCGGGGATGACGAACGGCGAGGAACTGATCGTGCGGGTCGCCATGAAGCCCATCGCCACGCTGATGAAGCCGCTGCCGACTGTCAACGTGGTCACCCACGAGGCGTCCGACGCGGCCCGCGAGCGCAGCGACACCACCGCCGTGCCCGCCGCCGGGGTCATCTTGCAGTGCGTGATCGGCTGGGTACTGGCCGAGGCGATCACCGAGAAATTCGGCGGCGACACCCTGCCCGAGCTTCAGGAGCGCCTCGCGGCGGCGCGGACCTACGCGGCCGAATACTGA
- a CDS encoding GspMb/PilO family protein, producing the protein MNAIKLAPQYIFALALTASLVLGYLFYTLAIQPRQLEIMALNDEITGKETTLAADQAKAARVPVLTAEVARLEVERDKFLQALPPTANFGQVVANLRQTVSAAGGDLKTLSFGGSGAAAANLPAGVRPIGMTLTVDGKFPQLFQILRSLELQGRFTTVDNVSLQSVAAAGRGTGTGGLLSSTLGLTVYTFDAAQAAGAPAAAGTVPGGTPPAAAPAAPAEPAAGGTQP; encoded by the coding sequence GTGAACGCGATCAAACTCGCTCCGCAGTACATTTTCGCGCTGGCACTGACCGCGTCGCTGGTGCTGGGCTACCTCTTCTACACCCTGGCGATCCAGCCCAGGCAGCTTGAGATCATGGCCCTCAACGACGAAATCACCGGCAAGGAAACGACCCTGGCCGCCGATCAGGCCAAGGCGGCGCGGGTGCCCGTCCTCACCGCCGAGGTGGCCCGGCTCGAAGTCGAGCGTGACAAGTTCCTGCAGGCGCTGCCGCCCACCGCCAACTTCGGTCAGGTGGTCGCCAACCTGCGGCAGACCGTCAGCGCCGCCGGGGGCGACCTCAAGACCCTGTCGTTCGGGGGCAGCGGCGCCGCAGCCGCCAACCTTCCTGCGGGCGTGCGGCCTATCGGGATGACCCTGACGGTCGACGGCAAATTCCCACAACTGTTTCAGATTCTGCGGAGCCTGGAATTGCAGGGCCGCTTCACCACCGTGGACAACGTGAGCCTGCAGTCGGTCGCGGCGGCAGGCAGGGGCACCGGTACGGGCGGACTGCTGAGCAGCACCCTCGGTCTGACGGTCTACACCTTCGATGCGGCGCAGGCCGCAGGCGCCCCGGCAGCAGCGGGCACGGTTCCTGGGGGCACGCCGCCCGCCGCTGCGCCCGCCGCTCCCGCCGAACCGGCCGCTGGAGGCACGCAACCATGA
- the pilM gene encoding type IV pilus biogenesis protein PilM, protein MTSLINRFRSRSAAIGVEIGTSTIKVVALKAGAPPSLQHAVMVPTPIGSMRDGLVVEPQAVANELRSLLAEHRITTRHAVTAVPNQVAVTRNIMVPRMDRKDLQSAIRWEAERYIPYPIDEVTLDFDLLDDPASIPEDGQMEVVIAAAPTEAVHRQIEVLRLAGLEPTVVDLKSFAALRALRGNLLGEHLTKSTLTGTNYTEAGEVALVMEIGASSSVINLVRGDRILMTRNINVSADDFTTALQKSFDLDFAAAEDVKLGYATATTPTEDEEDLLNFDLSREQYSPARVFEVVRPVLGDLITEIRRSLEFYRVQSGDVVIDRTFLAGGGAKLRGLAAAIGDALGFRVEVASPWLTVQTDQAGVDTGYLQTNAPEFTVPLGLALRGVMGRG, encoded by the coding sequence ATGACGAGCCTCATTAACCGTTTTCGCAGTCGTTCCGCCGCCATCGGCGTGGAGATCGGCACCAGCACCATCAAGGTGGTGGCCCTCAAGGCGGGGGCGCCCCCTTCCCTGCAACACGCGGTGATGGTTCCCACCCCCATCGGCAGCATGCGTGACGGTCTGGTCGTCGAACCCCAGGCGGTGGCGAACGAACTCAGGAGCCTGCTGGCCGAGCACCGCATCACCACCCGCCACGCCGTGACCGCCGTTCCCAACCAGGTCGCCGTGACCCGCAACATCATGGTGCCGCGCATGGACCGCAAGGACCTGCAAAGCGCCATCCGCTGGGAAGCCGAGCGCTATATTCCCTACCCCATCGACGAGGTCACGCTCGACTTCGACCTGCTCGACGACCCGGCGTCCATCCCCGAGGACGGTCAGATGGAAGTCGTGATCGCGGCGGCGCCCACCGAGGCGGTCCACCGCCAGATAGAGGTGTTGCGCCTCGCCGGGCTGGAACCCACCGTGGTGGACCTCAAGAGCTTCGCGGCGCTGCGTGCCCTGCGCGGCAACCTGCTGGGCGAGCACCTGACCAAAAGCACCCTGACCGGCACCAACTACACCGAGGCCGGCGAGGTCGCGCTGGTGATGGAAATCGGCGCGAGCAGCTCGGTGATCAACCTCGTGCGCGGCGACCGCATCCTGATGACCCGCAACATCAACGTGTCGGCCGACGACTTCACCACCGCGCTGCAAAAGTCCTTCGACCTGGACTTCGCCGCTGCCGAAGACGTCAAGCTCGGCTACGCCACCGCCACCACCCCCACCGAGGACGAGGAAGACCTGCTCAACTTCGACCTGAGCCGTGAGCAGTACAGCCCGGCCCGCGTGTTCGAGGTGGTCCGGCCCGTGCTGGGAGACCTGATCACCGAAATTCGCCGCTCGCTGGAGTTCTACCGCGTCCAGAGCGGCGACGTGGTGATCGACCGGACCTTCCTCGCCGGGGGTGGCGCCAAGCTGCGTGGCCTGGCCGCCGCCATCGGGGACGCGCTGGGGTTCCGGGTGGAAGTCGCCTCCCCGTGGCTGACCGTGCAGACCGATCAGGCGGGCGTGGACACCGGCTACCTTCAGACCAACGCCCCCGAATTCACCGTGCCGCTGGGACTGGCGCTGCGGGGGGTGATGGGCCGTGGTTGA